One Nitrosopumilus piranensis genomic region harbors:
- a CDS encoding 4a-hydroxytetrahydrobiopterin dehydratase, with the protein MMRLSQEEIEVELKDLPGWSMINEKLHREIEFKSFNQAFGFMTRAAMEIEKMNHHPEWFNVYNRLVIDLMTHDAGGITKNDINLARILNSLV; encoded by the coding sequence ATGATGAGACTATCACAAGAAGAAATTGAAGTAGAATTGAAAGATTTACCAGGATGGAGTATGATAAATGAAAAACTACATAGAGAAATTGAATTTAAGAGCTTCAATCAAGCATTTGGATTTATGACCAGAGCAGCAATGGAGATTGAGAAAATGAATCATCATCCAGAGTGGTTTAACGTATACAACAGACTCGTAATCGATTTGATGACTCATGATGCAGGTGGCATCACAAAAAATGATATCAATCTAGCCAGAATTCTAAATTCGCTGGTTTGA
- a CDS encoding 6-pyruvoyl trahydropterin synthase family protein, with product MATSPTILDSDFRYIDKKGNLMKTRTELTVAQMLDFLEDEYQYNHKVTLKNGTEITIDFKTAKGLIEVIDNEDDIAKYKQIKEDFPDQKIMAIGHGKYAAQLKELQDIVFYDKTPQTGSIFLDDGSFAFDYAHILPLVEKCSILHGHTSSVMVELVGQMKDNLLVDFGVAKRIVKEVLTAFDHKFFINRKYLKSEDDSHYVISFEGPKGMFELQVPKNTTYLLEGEATVENLSSELIKLLAPKMPANVEAVGVYIYEGYNKGSHIISNISR from the coding sequence ATGGCAACAAGTCCCACAATATTGGATTCTGACTTTAGGTATATCGACAAGAAAGGAAACCTCATGAAAACTCGAACAGAGTTAACGGTAGCCCAGATGCTAGACTTTTTGGAAGATGAATACCAATACAATCACAAGGTTACATTGAAAAATGGAACTGAAATTACAATTGATTTTAAAACTGCAAAGGGACTCATAGAAGTAATTGACAATGAAGATGACATTGCAAAATACAAACAGATCAAAGAAGACTTTCCTGACCAAAAAATCATGGCAATTGGACATGGAAAATATGCTGCACAGTTAAAAGAATTACAAGATATTGTATTTTATGATAAAACACCACAAACAGGTTCTATCTTTTTAGATGATGGATCATTTGCATTTGATTATGCACACATCTTGCCACTAGTTGAGAAATGCTCCATACTACATGGACATACATCATCTGTAATGGTTGAACTAGTTGGACAGATGAAAGACAATTTACTTGTAGACTTTGGTGTTGCAAAAAGAATCGTTAAAGAAGTTTTAACCGCATTTGATCACAAATTCTTCATTAACAGAAAATATCTAAAATCAGAAGACGACTCTCACTATGTCATATCATTTGAAGGTCCTAAAGGAATGTTTGAATTGCAAGTTCCAAAAAATACAACCTATCTTTTAGAAGGTGAAGCTACAGTAGAAAATCTTTCAAGTGAACTTATCAAATTACTAGCACCAAAGATGCCAGCAAATGTTGAAGCAGTCGGTGTTTACATCTATGAGGGATACAACAAAGGCTCCCATATCATCTCAAATATCTCAAGATAA
- the purB gene encoding adenylosuccinate lyase has translation MAILPIDSGRYGTKEMMEIFSEQKKVNYQLEIEGAAAISQSEIGMIPKTVGKQIHKAATSGKITAKRIKQLEAKSDHDTAALVESLSEKCSKDARPWIHYGLTSNDLVDTSNSMQMRDALQIIEPKVAKMASILAKKAVKHSKIPAVGRTHGQHASIISFGLKFANWAAEMAKHVERIEEIKKRILICKTLGVVGTGSLMGAKSLEVQRRAAKRLKLFPAEVTTQVVPRERYAEYVFELALIGATLEKIAIEIRNLQRTEIGEVAEQFKKGQMGSSAVPVKRNPIKSERVSSLSKLVRSQVGVSFENIPLWHERDLSNSANERFVIPTVSILVDEMLETMTRIVSNLMVNEKRIVDNLYITKGQIFAEFVLEALIKKGVPRFVAYRDVQRVAFEANDKGMFYKDAIKNDKAFSSKLTEKEIDAIFSPEKHLGASPAIISNVQKSVQKTVKKFI, from the coding sequence TTGGCAATTCTACCTATTGATAGTGGTCGTTATGGCACTAAAGAGATGATGGAGATTTTTAGTGAGCAAAAAAAAGTCAATTATCAATTAGAAATTGAAGGTGCAGCTGCAATTTCTCAAAGTGAAATTGGAATGATTCCAAAAACAGTCGGAAAACAAATTCACAAAGCTGCAACGTCTGGTAAGATTACTGCAAAAAGAATCAAACAATTAGAAGCCAAAAGTGATCACGACACTGCAGCACTAGTAGAATCACTAAGTGAAAAGTGTAGCAAAGATGCAAGACCATGGATTCACTATGGACTGACTAGTAATGACTTGGTTGATACAAGCAATTCAATGCAAATGCGAGATGCATTGCAAATCATTGAACCCAAAGTTGCAAAGATGGCATCAATTCTGGCAAAAAAAGCAGTAAAGCACTCAAAGATTCCAGCAGTTGGTAGAACACACGGACAGCATGCAAGTATCATTTCATTTGGTTTGAAATTTGCAAACTGGGCAGCAGAGATGGCAAAACATGTTGAGAGAATTGAAGAGATTAAGAAAAGAATTTTGATTTGTAAAACATTAGGAGTGGTTGGAACAGGTTCACTGATGGGTGCAAAGTCACTTGAAGTGCAAAGAAGAGCTGCCAAGCGATTAAAGTTATTTCCAGCAGAAGTTACAACACAGGTAGTTCCAAGGGAAAGATATGCAGAATACGTCTTTGAGCTTGCTTTGATTGGCGCTACATTAGAAAAGATTGCAATTGAGATTAGAAACCTTCAGAGAACTGAAATTGGTGAAGTAGCAGAGCAATTCAAGAAAGGACAGATGGGAAGCAGTGCAGTTCCAGTAAAGAGAAATCCAATCAAAAGTGAGCGTGTATCATCATTATCCAAACTAGTAAGAAGCCAAGTTGGAGTATCATTTGAGAACATTCCACTATGGCATGAACGTGATTTATCAAATTCAGCTAATGAGCGATTTGTAATTCCTACAGTATCCATTCTAGTAGATGAAATGTTGGAAACCATGACTAGAATTGTTTCTAATCTAATGGTAAATGAGAAGAGAATTGTAGATAATCTCTACATCACAAAGGGACAGATATTTGCAGAGTTTGTACTAGAGGCACTAATCAAAAAAGGAGTGCCAAGATTTGTCGCATATAGAGACGTGCAAAGAGTCGCATTTGAGGCAAATGACAAGGGAATGTTTTACAAAGATGCAATCAAAAACGACAAAGCATTCTCATCAAAGTTAACTGAAAAAGAAATTGATGCAATATTTTCACCAGAAAAACATCTGGGTGCATCACCTGCAATTATTAGTAATGTACAAAAATCTGTTCAAAAGACAGTAAAAAAATTCATCTAG
- a CDS encoding asparagine synthase C-terminal domain-containing protein → MDAKYQELFDNIKTSITQTVTQNKIGVAYSGGVDSTLISKICQDMNYDVTLLTIGFSESHDILFAKEVNEQMNYPHHVLEIDSETFPSISSGIHEKIKTDNLSWNENCIAFYYVSKLANRLGINTVVTANGIDELFCGYNAYREAFSDGDSKINKVMDSKLDNELKMMKAVNLIASEFDVKILQPLLSEDFINYAKTVSISEKITDSEDLYRKHIIRKLAKEVGVPEISCNKRKKALQYGSKIHKTLLKTR, encoded by the coding sequence ATGGATGCCAAATACCAAGAGTTATTTGATAATATCAAAACTTCAATCACTCAAACTGTAACACAAAACAAAATTGGAGTTGCATATTCCGGCGGTGTTGATAGTACTCTAATCTCAAAGATTTGCCAAGACATGAACTATGATGTCACCTTACTTACAATTGGATTCTCTGAATCCCATGATATCTTATTTGCAAAAGAAGTTAACGAACAAATGAATTACCCTCACCATGTCTTAGAGATTGATTCAGAAACATTCCCATCTATTTCATCTGGAATTCATGAAAAAATAAAAACTGACAATCTTTCATGGAATGAAAACTGTATTGCATTTTACTATGTATCAAAGCTTGCAAACAGATTGGGTATCAATACAGTAGTTACTGCAAACGGAATCGATGAGTTATTTTGTGGCTATAATGCGTATAGAGAGGCATTTTCAGATGGTGACTCTAAAATCAATAAAGTAATGGATTCAAAACTAGACAATGAACTAAAGATGATGAAGGCAGTAAATCTAATTGCATCAGAATTTGATGTAAAAATTTTACAGCCATTGTTATCTGAAGATTTTATTAATTATGCAAAGACAGTTTCAATTTCAGAAAAGATTACAGATTCTGAAGATCTATACAGAAAACATATCATACGAAAACTAGCAAAAGAAGTTGGTGTTCCTGAAATTTCTTGTAACAAAAGAAAAAAAGCACTACAGTATGGCTCTAAAATTCACAAAACTCTACTAAAGACTAGATGA
- a CDS encoding FecR family protein, protein MIAPPPPPPEPVYGSSGLYCPPSAGGYVYDPQGVPRENFGSYVNSFWCSYGDYESGYWSSTGTVSVNWQYQGNYDDIYHDYDCGTEQKVGSTTWIASDDVAVVAGYSNQVYYQSTTAFKSAALDLLSQVEQLDIAVPCGESSTTDSEEGVSVGGDTITPIPTPEPIPAPYPEPIPAPEPELEECRDFELIVRKKIETIAPGDTASFPIFVGHVNPTCDVLQKHVTVALSLTTDSQKLRQDGDWGFPTINKSIAATAPFDTTLNVYTLPTIPVNHYSLLVIAKDSDGNQKTSSVDVIIEKPEPVVGQKSGVVFVVQGEVTVKRTSGDVEYLTQNSILYAGDRIFTLNSGHIEIIFQSGHKVILGPNSEFELADTSKEKSKFQLLKGKVHAFFEKGCLLCIIETQKANLAVRGTEFITTHTGDVTTVELIEGTVEITNLVNRNTKIVSAGDVASIDNFGIHVESSMDDKDTQEEYFDEGYSGFDGPDGTYDGPGDVRTDDDGYEDEYDFDYYDYEDPPNLEYVLHDLSNYNVAMKIPDHWKTWASINTSEFPHRTFYSFWYNSWMNWLALGIYHDVGQQIDLQNYDQVTDFIEDYERQWCIDSQTTPVYLDDPGEEGWMTCLDIPNFNFKKITVNGLDAIQVSYEISEKFRFERGDEVEFEKWQRWLNLIPYDDDIILVGGETISKNIGQQQRIIFDSINSFQILDVTKPVFLETLYRQDAIPERPLSPTETLPLVESDFVDITPSVSQSNSDSISIVLEQNEMQLQWYEPIQLKISGEIEDYSRGARILFTITDPNGQTAEQKIVGTKDGNYENVLWFDKRTIHGEYEIQAEYQGQETDTVTFNLLPPYKQKSTELLQEKNLSRKQVPEWIKNNVQWWADGAIGDDSFKQGISFMIKEDIIAIDDLPESSDTSEDTIPYWVKNNAKWWAEGQIDETEFVNGLKYMVEKGLIGVN, encoded by the coding sequence TTGATAGCTCCTCCACCTCCACCTCCAGAACCTGTTTATGGTTCAAGTGGTCTTTATTGTCCTCCTAGTGCTGGTGGTTATGTGTATGATCCTCAAGGAGTACCCAGAGAAAATTTTGGATCTTATGTGAATTCATTTTGGTGTTCTTATGGTGATTATGAAAGTGGGTATTGGTCATCAACAGGAACTGTTTCAGTAAATTGGCAGTATCAAGGAAACTATGATGATATTTATCATGATTATGATTGTGGTACTGAACAAAAAGTAGGTTCTACAACATGGATAGCTAGTGATGATGTTGCTGTAGTAGCCGGTTATTCTAATCAAGTTTATTATCAATCCACTACGGCATTCAAAAGTGCAGCATTAGATCTTTTATCTCAAGTTGAGCAATTAGACATTGCAGTTCCTTGTGGAGAATCTTCGACAACTGATTCAGAAGAAGGTGTTTCAGTTGGTGGGGATACAATAACACCGATTCCTACCCCCGAACCAATACCTGCACCATACCCTGAACCCATACCTGCCCCAGAACCTGAATTAGAGGAATGTCGTGATTTTGAACTCATTGTACGAAAGAAGATAGAGACCATTGCTCCAGGTGATACTGCATCATTTCCAATTTTTGTAGGACATGTAAATCCAACATGTGATGTATTACAAAAACATGTTACAGTTGCATTGAGTCTTACTACTGATTCCCAAAAACTTCGTCAAGATGGGGATTGGGGATTTCCAACAATTAACAAATCTATTGCTGCAACTGCACCTTTTGATACTACTCTTAATGTTTACACGTTACCAACAATCCCTGTAAATCACTACTCTCTTCTAGTTATTGCCAAAGATTCTGATGGAAATCAAAAGACATCTAGCGTTGATGTTATTATAGAAAAACCAGAACCTGTTGTAGGACAAAAAAGTGGAGTTGTCTTTGTAGTTCAAGGTGAGGTAACCGTAAAACGTACTTCAGGAGATGTTGAATATTTGACACAAAATTCAATTCTTTATGCTGGGGATAGAATTTTTACTTTGAATAGTGGACATATTGAAATCATATTTCAATCTGGTCACAAAGTTATTCTTGGTCCTAATTCTGAATTTGAATTAGCTGATACAAGTAAAGAAAAATCAAAATTTCAATTATTGAAAGGCAAGGTACATGCATTTTTTGAAAAAGGATGTCTTCTTTGCATAATTGAAACTCAGAAAGCAAATCTTGCAGTGCGAGGTACTGAATTCATTACTACTCACACAGGAGATGTCACTACAGTTGAACTAATAGAAGGAACTGTAGAAATAACAAATCTTGTTAATAGAAATACAAAAATTGTTAGCGCTGGTGATGTTGCATCTATAGACAATTTTGGAATCCATGTTGAATCATCGATGGATGATAAAGACACTCAAGAAGAATATTTTGATGAAGGATATTCTGGATTTGATGGTCCTGATGGAACTTATGATGGACCTGGAGATGTCAGAACTGATGATGATGGATACGAAGACGAATACGATTTCGATTACTATGACTATGAAGACCCACCAAATCTAGAATATGTTCTACATGATCTTAGTAACTATAATGTAGCAATGAAAATCCCAGATCATTGGAAAACTTGGGCATCAATCAACACATCTGAATTTCCACATAGGACTTTCTACTCATTTTGGTATAATTCCTGGATGAATTGGTTGGCCCTTGGAATATATCATGATGTGGGGCAACAAATTGATTTACAAAACTATGACCAAGTAACTGACTTTATCGAAGATTATGAAAGACAGTGGTGTATTGATTCTCAAACAACTCCTGTCTATCTTGATGATCCTGGTGAAGAAGGATGGATGACTTGTTTAGACATTCCGAATTTTAATTTCAAAAAAATTACAGTAAATGGATTAGATGCAATTCAAGTATCTTATGAAATTTCTGAAAAATTTAGATTTGAGCGTGGTGATGAGGTTGAATTTGAGAAATGGCAGCGTTGGTTGAATCTAATTCCATATGATGATGATATAATTTTGGTAGGTGGTGAAACAATCAGTAAAAACATTGGACAACAACAACGAATTATTTTTGATTCTATCAACTCATTTCAAATTTTAGATGTAACTAAACCTGTATTCTTGGAAACCCTGTATAGACAAGATGCAATACCTGAAAGACCCTTGTCTCCTACTGAAACACTTCCTCTTGTAGAATCTGATTTTGTAGATATAACACCTTCAGTGTCTCAATCTAACTCTGATTCAATTAGTATAGTCCTTGAACAAAATGAAATGCAATTACAATGGTATGAACCAATCCAACTAAAAATTTCTGGTGAAATAGAAGATTATTCTCGTGGTGCAAGAATTTTATTTACTATAACAGATCCTAATGGACAGACTGCTGAACAAAAAATCGTTGGTACCAAAGATGGTAATTACGAGAACGTTCTCTGGTTTGATAAGAGAACAATTCATGGTGAATATGAAATTCAAGCAGAATATCAAGGACAAGAAACTGATACTGTGACATTTAATCTACTTCCACCATACAAACAAAAATCTACAGAATTGTTACAAGAAAAAAATCTTTCACGAAAACAAGTCCCTGAATGGATTAAAAATAACGTACAGTGGTGGGCAGATGGTGCAATTGGAGATGATTCTTTCAAACAAGGAATCTCATTTATGATTAAAGAAGACATTATTGCAATTGATGATTTACCTGAATCATCTGACACATCTGAGGATACAATTCCGTATTGGGTAAAAAATAATGCAAAGTGGTGGGCTGAAGGACAAATTGATGAAACTGAATTTGTTAATGGTCTCAAATACATGGTAGAAAAGGGGTTAATTGGAGTAAATTAA
- the hsp20 gene encoding archaeal heat shock protein Hsp20 codes for MFDDQFERAFRRLSSPFFAMDDVFEYTKPTNIQTAGPYYYGYVKTIGEDGVPHVTEWGNAKPTSTLADSKVRDPYVDVSVNDKERTLKLVSEMPGIEKSDIKLNVSGKYVMLSAEHGDRKYEKKIPLPSKVDENSAKAKYTNGVLELTLSLAKEQPQGKLIAVE; via the coding sequence ATGTTTGATGACCAATTCGAAAGAGCATTTCGAAGATTGTCTAGTCCTTTTTTTGCCATGGATGACGTCTTCGAATATACAAAACCAACCAATATCCAGACAGCTGGACCATACTACTATGGTTATGTAAAGACCATAGGAGAAGATGGAGTTCCTCATGTCACTGAGTGGGGAAATGCCAAACCAACTAGTACTCTTGCTGATTCCAAAGTAAGAGATCCATACGTTGATGTCTCAGTCAATGACAAAGAACGTACTTTGAAACTGGTATCAGAGATGCCCGGAATTGAAAAGTCTGATATCAAGTTGAATGTATCAGGAAAGTATGTTATGCTTTCAGCTGAGCATGGCGACAGAAAGTACGAAAAGAAAATACCTCTACCATCAAAAGTAGACGAAAACTCTGCAAAAGCCAAGTACACAAATGGGGTTTTAGAACTAACTCTATCCCTAGCAAAAGAGCAACCCCAAGGAAAGCTTATTGCAGTGGAGTAA
- a CDS encoding RtcB family protein yields the protein MTIVTPKKIGENQYQIDADSNLGMKVPVRIYANEGLLEKMLTDRTIMQARNVSSIPGIVGHSVVLPDGHEGYGFPVGGVAAMDAEEGMISPGGVGYDINCGVRLLRSNLTEDLVRSKLKDIVTDLFSSIPSGVGSKGAVKLSHSELDEVLVNGVNWAIDHGYGSTNDSDVCEENGQIKNADPNKVSDKARKRGAPQLGSLGSGNHFLEIQKVAEIHNQEAAEKMGIKEGTITVLVHCGSRGFGHQVCSDYLRVAEQAMSKYDISLPDRELACVPNTSEEGESYRKAMFAALNFAWSNRQMITHWTRKSFERVFNQSESDLDMKLVYDVAHNIAKVEKHKVNGKERKLVVHRKGATRAFPANRDEIPSKYRHLGQPVLVPGSMGTASWILLGQPNSMDLSFGSTAHGAGRTMSRSKARRNYTENDVKKSLNDKGIFIKALTRDGVVEETPQAYKDVDAVVDVSHNLGIATKVAKLVPIGVIKG from the coding sequence ATGACTATAGTTACTCCAAAAAAAATTGGAGAAAATCAATACCAAATTGATGCTGATTCTAATTTGGGCATGAAAGTTCCTGTAAGAATTTACGCAAATGAAGGATTACTTGAGAAGATGCTTACTGATAGAACCATTATGCAAGCACGTAATGTTTCCTCAATTCCGGGAATTGTGGGGCATAGTGTTGTTTTGCCTGATGGACATGAAGGGTATGGATTTCCAGTAGGTGGCGTTGCTGCTATGGATGCTGAAGAAGGAATGATCAGTCCAGGTGGTGTAGGTTACGATATTAATTGCGGAGTCAGACTATTGCGCTCAAATTTAACTGAAGATTTGGTTCGCTCTAAACTAAAAGACATTGTCACTGATCTTTTTAGTTCCATTCCATCTGGTGTGGGTTCTAAAGGTGCTGTAAAACTGAGTCATTCAGAACTTGATGAGGTTCTAGTCAATGGTGTAAACTGGGCAATTGATCATGGCTATGGTTCAACAAATGATTCAGATGTATGTGAAGAAAACGGTCAGATTAAAAACGCAGATCCAAACAAAGTTTCAGATAAAGCAAGAAAGAGGGGTGCACCACAACTTGGTAGTTTAGGCTCAGGAAACCATTTTCTTGAGATTCAAAAAGTTGCAGAAATTCACAACCAAGAAGCAGCTGAGAAAATGGGAATCAAAGAAGGAACAATTACAGTTCTAGTTCATTGTGGTTCAAGAGGATTTGGACATCAAGTTTGTAGTGATTATCTAAGAGTTGCAGAACAAGCCATGAGCAAATATGATATCTCATTGCCAGACAGAGAACTTGCATGTGTTCCTAATACCTCTGAAGAAGGAGAGTCTTACAGAAAAGCAATGTTTGCAGCACTAAACTTTGCTTGGAGTAACAGACAGATGATTACTCATTGGACCCGAAAATCTTTTGAACGAGTCTTTAATCAATCAGAATCAGATCTTGACATGAAACTAGTTTATGATGTTGCACACAATATTGCTAAAGTTGAAAAACACAAAGTAAATGGTAAGGAGAGAAAACTAGTTGTTCACAGAAAAGGTGCAACTAGAGCATTTCCTGCAAACAGAGATGAGATTCCTTCAAAGTATCGTCACTTGGGCCAACCTGTCTTGGTACCTGGTTCTATGGGTACTGCAAGCTGGATTTTACTTGGACAACCAAATTCCATGGATCTAAGCTTTGGCTCTACTGCACATGGAGCAGGTAGAACAATGTCTCGTTCCAAGGCAAGGAGAAACTATACTGAAAATGACGTAAAAAAATCCCTAAATGATAAGGGCATCTTTATCAAAGCATTGACCAGAGATGGAGTTGTGGAAGAAACACCTCAAGCCTACAAAGATGTTGATGCTGTAGTTGATGTTTCTCACAATCTAGGAATTGCCACTAAAGTAGCAAAATTAGTGCCTATAGGTGTGATAAAAGGTTGA
- a CDS encoding DNA-binding protein, with protein MSEEDSELERLKAKRLAEMQKNLVSRQSSEKSTEQTQQKPAENPRDILVKVLGFRGLEVLENAESQFPNETKIIVQKLSELIKSGEINETIDGGKLMTLFRSVGLNIRLETKINVEQDGKFVSLTDKLSKQSSQDEEE; from the coding sequence TTGAGTGAAGAAGATTCAGAACTAGAGAGACTAAAAGCAAAACGACTAGCCGAGATGCAAAAAAATCTTGTATCTCGACAGAGTTCAGAAAAATCCACAGAACAGACTCAACAAAAGCCTGCTGAGAATCCAAGAGATATTCTAGTCAAAGTTTTAGGATTCAGGGGACTCGAAGTTTTAGAAAACGCAGAATCACAATTTCCAAATGAAACAAAAATTATTGTACAAAAATTATCTGAATTGATAAAATCCGGTGAGATTAACGAAACAATTGATGGTGGAAAATTAATGACACTGTTTAGATCAGTTGGACTAAACATTAGACTTGAAACAAAGATCAATGTTGAACAAGACGGCAAGTTTGTTTCATTGACTGATAAACTCAGCAAACAATCATCTCAGGATGAAGAAGAATGA
- a CDS encoding valine--tRNA ligase: protein MDPKITEKAWNPELEAQVLKKWQDSDIYKFTPTDDNYTIDTPPPYPSGRPWHIGAAAHYSQIDMIARTARMNGKNVYFPIGIDRNGLPVEFYTEKKHNIRMRETERGEFLDLCREALDDLEEEMVLIMTNLGLSGDLKNHYRTDSEEYRALTQSTFITLWKEGKIVLATRPNNYDWVSGTTIADAEIAYQDLQTKLVHMKFKIKDTDKEIIIASTRPELLCACRTIIVNPEDKRYTPFVGSKVIVPITGAEVEIKTHHSAQQDFGSGAVMVCSYGDQNDVALFREMKLEEIVAIGLDGRMTEVAEKYAGLKPKQAREKIIEDLESNGFVEKIEEISHRTPISERSKIPIEIIPMEEYYLKQKDSIEKMRKLGSEITFYPSMHKQILMNWLDSISIDWPISRRRYYGTEIPIWYCSSCSEPHVPEPGKYYQPWKEKCPIDKCSKCGAAEFTGEDRTFDTWMDSSVSPLFVSKYHKDKEFFAKVYPTSIRPQAKDIVRTWLYYTLLRCDMLTGKKPWIEAWIMGYGLDEKGTKMSKSKGNAIDPLPVIEKFGADTFRFWSASETNHGYDFRCNEQKIESTKKFLSKLWNVSRFLSSFPIVKEGKPTTVDKWILSELNNLVKDCKKGYDEYNFFVPAIAIREFTWNLFAAHYIEMVKKRAYGEGFSEEERDAAIYTLHKTLSTILKLLAPITPFITEYLWQTLYSENSIHTERQVEAEDVEDYSKITEEVVQFNSKVWNEKKSKELSLKDSIAVEVPEGLAEFQKDLQSMHNLE, encoded by the coding sequence ATGGACCCAAAAATTACAGAAAAGGCATGGAATCCAGAGTTAGAAGCACAGGTCTTAAAAAAATGGCAGGACTCTGACATTTACAAATTCACTCCAACTGATGATAATTACACCATAGATACGCCTCCACCATACCCATCAGGCAGGCCTTGGCACATTGGAGCTGCTGCTCACTACTCCCAGATAGACATGATTGCAAGAACTGCAAGAATGAATGGAAAAAATGTTTACTTTCCAATTGGCATTGACAGAAACGGATTGCCTGTAGAGTTCTACACTGAAAAAAAGCACAACATCAGAATGAGAGAAACAGAACGTGGAGAGTTTTTGGATTTATGCAGAGAAGCACTTGATGACTTGGAAGAGGAGATGGTGTTAATCATGACAAATCTTGGTCTTAGTGGTGATTTGAAGAACCATTACAGAACAGATTCAGAAGAGTATCGGGCATTAACACAATCTACATTTATCACACTATGGAAAGAAGGAAAAATTGTTTTAGCTACTAGACCTAACAACTACGATTGGGTTTCAGGAACTACAATTGCAGATGCTGAAATTGCATACCAAGACTTGCAGACAAAACTAGTCCACATGAAATTCAAGATTAAAGATACAGACAAAGAAATAATCATTGCAAGTACAAGACCTGAACTGCTTTGTGCATGTCGTACCATTATAGTAAATCCTGAAGACAAAAGATACACTCCATTTGTTGGAAGTAAGGTAATAGTTCCAATTACTGGTGCAGAAGTAGAAATCAAGACTCACCACTCTGCACAACAAGACTTTGGCTCAGGAGCTGTAATGGTTTGTAGTTACGGTGATCAAAACGACGTTGCACTATTCAGAGAGATGAAGCTAGAAGAGATTGTTGCAATTGGTCTTGATGGAAGAATGACTGAAGTTGCAGAAAAATATGCAGGACTAAAACCAAAACAAGCAAGAGAAAAAATTATCGAGGATTTAGAATCAAATGGTTTTGTAGAAAAGATTGAGGAGATTTCTCACAGAACACCAATTTCAGAAAGAAGCAAGATTCCAATTGAGATTATTCCAATGGAGGAGTACTATCTCAAACAAAAAGACTCCATTGAGAAAATGCGAAAATTAGGCTCAGAAATCACGTTTTACCCCTCTATGCACAAACAAATTTTGATGAATTGGCTTGATTCCATATCCATTGACTGGCCAATATCTCGAAGAAGATACTATGGAACAGAGATTCCTATCTGGTATTGTTCTAGTTGTTCTGAACCACATGTTCCTGAACCAGGAAAATATTATCAACCATGGAAAGAAAAGTGTCCAATAGACAAATGCAGTAAGTGTGGAGCTGCTGAATTTACTGGCGAGGATAGAACATTTGATACATGGATGGACTCTAGTGTGTCGCCATTGTTTGTATCAAAATATCACAAAGACAAAGAATTTTTTGCCAAAGTTTATCCAACATCAATTAGACCTCAAGCAAAAGATATCGTAAGGACATGGCTATACTATACACTATTGCGATGTGATATGTTAACGGGTAAGAAACCATGGATTGAAGCTTGGATTATGGGTTATGGTCTAGATGAGAAAGGAACGAAGATGAGTAAAAGTAAAGGAAACGCAATTGATCCACTTCCAGTAATTGAAAAGTTTGGAGCTGACACATTCCGATTTTGGAGTGCAAGTGAGACTAATCACGGATATGACTTTAGATGCAATGAACAAAAGATAGAGTCAACAAAGAAATTCTTAAGCAAGCTATGGAATGTCTCAAGATTCTTGTCTAGCTTTCCTATAGTCAAAGAAGGCAAGCCGACTACAGTAGATAAATGGATTTTATCTGAACTAAATAATTTAGTTAAAGATTGCAAGAAAGGATATGATGAGTACAACTTTTTTGTTCCAGCAATTGCAATTAGGGAATTTACTTGGAATCTTTTTGCAGCTCACTATATTGAAATGGTCAAAAAACGAGCCTACGGAGAAGGATTCTCAGAAGAAGAAAGAGATGCTGCCATTTACACCCTACACAAAACACTCTCTACAATTCTAAAACTACTAGCACCAATTACACCATTTATCACAGAGTATCTCTGGCAGACATTATACTCTGAGAATAGTATCCATACAGAAAGACAAGTAGAAGCAGAAGATGTAGAAGATTACTCTAAAATCACAGAAGAAGTAGTCCAGTTCAATTCCAAAGTTTGGAATGAGAAAAAGTCAAAGGAATTGTCATTAAAGGACTCTATTGCAGTTGAAGTTCCTGAGGGCTTGGCAGAATTTCAGAAAGATTTGCAGTCAATGCATAATTTAGAATAG